A region from the Misgurnus anguillicaudatus chromosome 7, ASM2758022v2, whole genome shotgun sequence genome encodes:
- the kdm1a gene encoding lysine-specific histone demethylase 1A isoform X1: protein MVMAKIFMAKLRKLHPSVQLDFTTRVDRLDFCPITELYKIYPAHLTLSASLIGCIGSYWSSRSFLCALLTAAARSSPLPSAFQESHLSSFVMLSSKKSDPGSSSSSGGNGGDRAPETLSAPQSVAVSICGPGSADVRKKERASPSGEPGGPPLLHPPGPGGIDLDSAEGRRTSRRKRAKQVEYREMDESLANLSEDEYYSEEERNAKAEKERKQVIPPPAPPVEEENDSEPEEPSGVEGAAFQSRLPHDRMTSQEAACFPDIISGPQHTQKVFLYIRNRTLQLWLDNPKVQLTFESCVQQLEAPYNSDAVLVHRIHSYLERHGFINFGVYKRVKPLPTKKTGKVIIIGGGVSGLAAARQLQSFGMDVTVLEARDRVGGRVATFRKGNYVADLGAMVVTGLGGNPMAVVSKQVNMELAKIKQKCPLYEANGQAGERCTSVPKEKDEMVEQEFNRLLEATSYLSHQLDFNFLNNKPVSLGQALEVVIQLQEKHVKDEQIEHWKKIVKTQEELRDLLNKMVAAKEKVKELHQQYKEASEVKPPRDITAEFLVKSKHRDLTALCKEYDELVEMQVKLEERLQELEANPPSDVYLSSRDRQILDWHFANLEFANATPLSTLSLKHWDQDDDFEFTGSHLTVRNGYSCVPVALAEGLDIKLNTAVRQVRYTSSGCEVIAVNTRSTTQTFIYKCDAVLCTLPLGVMKQQPPAVQFVPPLPEWKTAAIQRMGFGNLNKVVLCFDRVFWDPSVNLFGHVGSTTASRGELFLFWNLYKAPILLALMAGEAAGIMENISDDVIVGRCLAILKGIFGSSAVPQPKETVVTRWRADPWARGSYSYVAAGSSGNDYDLMAQPITPGPAIPGASQPVPRLFFAGEHTIRNYPATVHGALLSGLREAGRIADQFLGAMYTMPRPATANPNPQPSPSV from the exons ATGGTTATGGCTAAAATATTTATGGCAAAATTGCGTAAACTGCATCCTTCAGTACAGCTGGATTTTACTACGAGGGTTGATCGATTAGATTTTTGTCCAATTACAGAGCTGTACAAGATTTATCCCGCCCATTTGACACTTTCGGCTTCTCTGATTGGATGCATTGGCTCCTACTGGAGTAGCCGTTCGTTTCTTTGTGCTTTACTTACGGCAGCTGCGAGGAG CTCTCCACTCCCCTCCGCATTTCAAGAGAGTCACCTGTCTTCATTTGTGATGCTGTCCAGTAAGAAGTCAGACCCAggctcctcctcttcctctggGGGTAACGGTGGTGACCGTGCCCCTGAAACCCTCTCTGCCCCCCAGTCTGTGGCTGTTAGTATCTGTGGTCCAGGTTCAGCAGAtgtaagaaagaaagagagagccTCCCCTAGTGGAGAACCAGGTGGACCTCCTCTCTTGCATCCTCCTGGACCAGGAGGGATCGATCTGGACTCCGCAGAGGGCCGCAGGACAAGTCGCCGCAAGAGAGCCAA GCAGGTGGAGTACAGGGAGATGGACGAGAGCCTTGCTAATCTCTCGGAGGATGAGTACTACTCGGAAGAGGAGAGGAACGCTAAAGCcgaaaaagagagaaagcagGTGATTCCTCCACCTGCTCCACCTGTAGAGGAGGAGAATGACAGCGAACCAGAGGAGCCATCGG GTGTAGAGGGGGCAGCATTCCAGAGCCGTCTTCCACATGACCGTATGACATCACAGGAAGCTGCATGCTTCCCTGACATCATCAGTGGACCACAGCATACTCAGAAAGTGTTCCTATACATCAGAAACCGTACG CTTCAGCTCTGGTTGGACAACCCAAAAGTTCAGCTGACCTTCGAGTCTTGTGTCCAGCAGCTAGAAGCGCCATACAACA GTGATGCTGTTTTAGTGCACCGGATACACAGCTACCTGGAAAGACATGGGTTTATCAACTTTGGTGTCTACAAGAGAGTAAAGCCTCTGCCAA CTAAGAAGACAGGAAAGGTGATTATAATCGGAGGCGGCGTATCAGGGCTGGCAGCCGCACGACAGCTGCAGAGTTTTGGGATGGATGTGACCGTTCTGGAGGCGAGA GATCGTGTAGGTGGGCGCGTGGCCACGTTCCGAAAAGGGAACTATGTTGCTGACCTTGGAGCAATGGTGGTGACTGGTCTGG GTGGAAACCCGATGGCTGTAGTAAGCAAACAGGTCAACATGGAGCTGGCCAAAATTAAACAGAAGTGTCCACTTTATGAAGCCAATGGACAGGCG GGGGAGCGCTGCACAAGT GTCCCTAAAGAAAAGGACGAGATGGTAGAGCAGGAGTTCAATCGTTTATTGGAGGCCACGTCATACCTCAGCCACCAGCTTGACTTCAACTTTCTTAACAATAAACCCGTCTCTTTGGGACAAGCCCTGGAAGTCGTCAT ACAGCTGCAGGAAAAGCACGTGAAAGATGAACAAATCGAACATTGGAAGAAGATTGTAAAGACCCAAGAGGAGCTCAGGGACCTCCTCAATAAg ATGGTGGCTGCTAAAGAGAAAGTGAAGGAGCTGCATCAGCAGTATAAAGAAGCCAGCGAGGTGAAGCCACCCAGAGACATCACAGCCGAGTTCCTGGTGAAGAGCAAACACAGAGACCTCACAGCACTCTGCAAG GAGTATGATGAGCTGGTGGAGATGCAGGTTAAACTGGAGGAGAGACTTCAGGAGTTGGAGGCCAACCCACC caGTGATGTGTATTTGTCTtcaagagacagacagattctCGACTGGCACTTTGCTAATCTGGAGTTTGCCAATGCCACACCTCTATCCACGCTTTCGCTCAAACATTGGGATCAG GACGATGATTTTGAGTTTACCGGCAGTCACCTGACCGTGCGAAACGGGTACTCGTGCGTTCCCGTGGCCCTTGCCGAGGGCTTGGACATCAAACTCAACACTGCAGTCAGACAAGTCCGATACACATCATCCG GTTGTGAGGTGATAGCTGTAAATACACGCTCCACTACACAGACGTTTATTTATAAGTGTGATGCTGTGCTGTGCACTCTGCCTTTGGGGGTCATGAAGCAACAGCCGCCAGCCGTGCAGTTCGTGCCTCCACTGCCGGAATGGAAGACCGCTGCTATTCAGAGAATGGGGTTCGGGAACCTTAACAAG GTGGTGTTGTGTTTTGATCGAGTGTTCTGGGACCCCAGTGTTAACCTCTTTGGTCACGTGGGAAGTACCACAGCCAGTCGAGGGGAACTGTTTCTCTTCTGGAACCTTTACAAAG CTCCCATACTGCTGGCATTGATGGCAGGAGAAGCCGCTGGCATTATGGAGAACATAAGTGATGATGTCATCGTTGGGCGGTGTCTGGCAATCCTCAAGGGAATTTTTGGAAGCAGTGCGGTACCACAG CCAAAAGAGACGGTCGTGACTCGCTGGCGTGCCGACCCCTGGGCTCGTGGATCTTACTCGTACGTAGCCGCCGGTTCGTCTGGTAATGACTATGATCTCATGGCCCAGCCCATCACACCTGGTCCTGCGATACCTGGAGCTTCACAG CCCGTCCCACGTCTGTTCTTCGCGGGCGAACACACCATCAGGAACTATCCCGCCACGGTCCACGGCGCTCTGTTGAGCGGGCTGAGGGAAGCCGGAAGAATTGCGGATCAGTTCCTAGGGGCCATGTACACTATGCCACGTCCAGCTACGGCCAACCCAAACCCACAACCCTCGCCCAGCGTCTAA
- the kdm1a gene encoding lysine-specific histone demethylase 1A isoform X3, with amino-acid sequence MVMAKIFMAKLRKLHPSVQLDFTTRVDRLDFCPITELYKIYPAHLTLSASLIGCIGSYWSSRSFLCALLTAAARSSPLPSAFQESHLSSFVMLSSKKSDPGSSSSSGGNGGDRAPETLSAPQSVAVSICGPGSADVRKKERASPSGEPGGPPLLHPPGPGGIDLDSAEGRRTSRRKRAKQVEYREMDESLANLSEDEYYSEEERNAKAEKERKQVIPPPAPPVEEENDSEPEEPSEGAAFQSRLPHDRMTSQEAACFPDIISGPQHTQKVFLYIRNRTLQLWLDNPKVQLTFESCVQQLEAPYNSDAVLVHRIHSYLERHGFINFGVYKRVKPLPTKKTGKVIIIGGGVSGLAAARQLQSFGMDVTVLEARDRVGGRVATFRKGNYVADLGAMVVTGLGGNPMAVVSKQVNMELAKIKQKCPLYEANGQAGERCTSVPKEKDEMVEQEFNRLLEATSYLSHQLDFNFLNNKPVSLGQALEVVIQLQEKHVKDEQIEHWKKIVKTQEELRDLLNKMVAAKEKVKELHQQYKEASEVKPPRDITAEFLVKSKHRDLTALCKEYDELVEMQVKLEERLQELEANPPSDVYLSSRDRQILDWHFANLEFANATPLSTLSLKHWDQDDDFEFTGSHLTVRNGYSCVPVALAEGLDIKLNTAVRQVRYTSSGCEVIAVNTRSTTQTFIYKCDAVLCTLPLGVMKQQPPAVQFVPPLPEWKTAAIQRMGFGNLNKVVLCFDRVFWDPSVNLFGHVGSTTASRGELFLFWNLYKAPILLALMAGEAAGIMENISDDVIVGRCLAILKGIFGSSAVPQPKETVVTRWRADPWARGSYSYVAAGSSGNDYDLMAQPITPGPAIPGASQPVPRLFFAGEHTIRNYPATVHGALLSGLREAGRIADQFLGAMYTMPRPATANPNPQPSPSV; translated from the exons ATGGTTATGGCTAAAATATTTATGGCAAAATTGCGTAAACTGCATCCTTCAGTACAGCTGGATTTTACTACGAGGGTTGATCGATTAGATTTTTGTCCAATTACAGAGCTGTACAAGATTTATCCCGCCCATTTGACACTTTCGGCTTCTCTGATTGGATGCATTGGCTCCTACTGGAGTAGCCGTTCGTTTCTTTGTGCTTTACTTACGGCAGCTGCGAGGAG CTCTCCACTCCCCTCCGCATTTCAAGAGAGTCACCTGTCTTCATTTGTGATGCTGTCCAGTAAGAAGTCAGACCCAggctcctcctcttcctctggGGGTAACGGTGGTGACCGTGCCCCTGAAACCCTCTCTGCCCCCCAGTCTGTGGCTGTTAGTATCTGTGGTCCAGGTTCAGCAGAtgtaagaaagaaagagagagccTCCCCTAGTGGAGAACCAGGTGGACCTCCTCTCTTGCATCCTCCTGGACCAGGAGGGATCGATCTGGACTCCGCAGAGGGCCGCAGGACAAGTCGCCGCAAGAGAGCCAA GCAGGTGGAGTACAGGGAGATGGACGAGAGCCTTGCTAATCTCTCGGAGGATGAGTACTACTCGGAAGAGGAGAGGAACGCTAAAGCcgaaaaagagagaaagcagGTGATTCCTCCACCTGCTCCACCTGTAGAGGAGGAGAATGACAGCGAACCAGAGGAGCCATCGG AGGGGGCAGCATTCCAGAGCCGTCTTCCACATGACCGTATGACATCACAGGAAGCTGCATGCTTCCCTGACATCATCAGTGGACCACAGCATACTCAGAAAGTGTTCCTATACATCAGAAACCGTACG CTTCAGCTCTGGTTGGACAACCCAAAAGTTCAGCTGACCTTCGAGTCTTGTGTCCAGCAGCTAGAAGCGCCATACAACA GTGATGCTGTTTTAGTGCACCGGATACACAGCTACCTGGAAAGACATGGGTTTATCAACTTTGGTGTCTACAAGAGAGTAAAGCCTCTGCCAA CTAAGAAGACAGGAAAGGTGATTATAATCGGAGGCGGCGTATCAGGGCTGGCAGCCGCACGACAGCTGCAGAGTTTTGGGATGGATGTGACCGTTCTGGAGGCGAGA GATCGTGTAGGTGGGCGCGTGGCCACGTTCCGAAAAGGGAACTATGTTGCTGACCTTGGAGCAATGGTGGTGACTGGTCTGG GTGGAAACCCGATGGCTGTAGTAAGCAAACAGGTCAACATGGAGCTGGCCAAAATTAAACAGAAGTGTCCACTTTATGAAGCCAATGGACAGGCG GGGGAGCGCTGCACAAGT GTCCCTAAAGAAAAGGACGAGATGGTAGAGCAGGAGTTCAATCGTTTATTGGAGGCCACGTCATACCTCAGCCACCAGCTTGACTTCAACTTTCTTAACAATAAACCCGTCTCTTTGGGACAAGCCCTGGAAGTCGTCAT ACAGCTGCAGGAAAAGCACGTGAAAGATGAACAAATCGAACATTGGAAGAAGATTGTAAAGACCCAAGAGGAGCTCAGGGACCTCCTCAATAAg ATGGTGGCTGCTAAAGAGAAAGTGAAGGAGCTGCATCAGCAGTATAAAGAAGCCAGCGAGGTGAAGCCACCCAGAGACATCACAGCCGAGTTCCTGGTGAAGAGCAAACACAGAGACCTCACAGCACTCTGCAAG GAGTATGATGAGCTGGTGGAGATGCAGGTTAAACTGGAGGAGAGACTTCAGGAGTTGGAGGCCAACCCACC caGTGATGTGTATTTGTCTtcaagagacagacagattctCGACTGGCACTTTGCTAATCTGGAGTTTGCCAATGCCACACCTCTATCCACGCTTTCGCTCAAACATTGGGATCAG GACGATGATTTTGAGTTTACCGGCAGTCACCTGACCGTGCGAAACGGGTACTCGTGCGTTCCCGTGGCCCTTGCCGAGGGCTTGGACATCAAACTCAACACTGCAGTCAGACAAGTCCGATACACATCATCCG GTTGTGAGGTGATAGCTGTAAATACACGCTCCACTACACAGACGTTTATTTATAAGTGTGATGCTGTGCTGTGCACTCTGCCTTTGGGGGTCATGAAGCAACAGCCGCCAGCCGTGCAGTTCGTGCCTCCACTGCCGGAATGGAAGACCGCTGCTATTCAGAGAATGGGGTTCGGGAACCTTAACAAG GTGGTGTTGTGTTTTGATCGAGTGTTCTGGGACCCCAGTGTTAACCTCTTTGGTCACGTGGGAAGTACCACAGCCAGTCGAGGGGAACTGTTTCTCTTCTGGAACCTTTACAAAG CTCCCATACTGCTGGCATTGATGGCAGGAGAAGCCGCTGGCATTATGGAGAACATAAGTGATGATGTCATCGTTGGGCGGTGTCTGGCAATCCTCAAGGGAATTTTTGGAAGCAGTGCGGTACCACAG CCAAAAGAGACGGTCGTGACTCGCTGGCGTGCCGACCCCTGGGCTCGTGGATCTTACTCGTACGTAGCCGCCGGTTCGTCTGGTAATGACTATGATCTCATGGCCCAGCCCATCACACCTGGTCCTGCGATACCTGGAGCTTCACAG CCCGTCCCACGTCTGTTCTTCGCGGGCGAACACACCATCAGGAACTATCCCGCCACGGTCCACGGCGCTCTGTTGAGCGGGCTGAGGGAAGCCGGAAGAATTGCGGATCAGTTCCTAGGGGCCATGTACACTATGCCACGTCCAGCTACGGCCAACCCAAACCCACAACCCTCGCCCAGCGTCTAA
- the kdm1a gene encoding lysine-specific histone demethylase 1A isoform X2 produces the protein MVMAKIFMAKLRKLHPSVQLDFTTRVDRLDFCPITELYKIYPAHLTLSASLIGCIGSYWSSRSFLCALLTAAARSSPLPSAFQESHLSSFVMLSSKKSDPGSSSSSGGNGGDRAPETLSAPQSVAVSICGPGSADVRKKERASPSGEPGGPPLLHPPGPGGIDLDSAEGRRTSRRKRAKVEYREMDESLANLSEDEYYSEEERNAKAEKERKQVIPPPAPPVEEENDSEPEEPSGVEGAAFQSRLPHDRMTSQEAACFPDIISGPQHTQKVFLYIRNRTLQLWLDNPKVQLTFESCVQQLEAPYNSDAVLVHRIHSYLERHGFINFGVYKRVKPLPTKKTGKVIIIGGGVSGLAAARQLQSFGMDVTVLEARDRVGGRVATFRKGNYVADLGAMVVTGLGGNPMAVVSKQVNMELAKIKQKCPLYEANGQAGERCTSVPKEKDEMVEQEFNRLLEATSYLSHQLDFNFLNNKPVSLGQALEVVIQLQEKHVKDEQIEHWKKIVKTQEELRDLLNKMVAAKEKVKELHQQYKEASEVKPPRDITAEFLVKSKHRDLTALCKEYDELVEMQVKLEERLQELEANPPSDVYLSSRDRQILDWHFANLEFANATPLSTLSLKHWDQDDDFEFTGSHLTVRNGYSCVPVALAEGLDIKLNTAVRQVRYTSSGCEVIAVNTRSTTQTFIYKCDAVLCTLPLGVMKQQPPAVQFVPPLPEWKTAAIQRMGFGNLNKVVLCFDRVFWDPSVNLFGHVGSTTASRGELFLFWNLYKAPILLALMAGEAAGIMENISDDVIVGRCLAILKGIFGSSAVPQPKETVVTRWRADPWARGSYSYVAAGSSGNDYDLMAQPITPGPAIPGASQPVPRLFFAGEHTIRNYPATVHGALLSGLREAGRIADQFLGAMYTMPRPATANPNPQPSPSV, from the exons ATGGTTATGGCTAAAATATTTATGGCAAAATTGCGTAAACTGCATCCTTCAGTACAGCTGGATTTTACTACGAGGGTTGATCGATTAGATTTTTGTCCAATTACAGAGCTGTACAAGATTTATCCCGCCCATTTGACACTTTCGGCTTCTCTGATTGGATGCATTGGCTCCTACTGGAGTAGCCGTTCGTTTCTTTGTGCTTTACTTACGGCAGCTGCGAGGAG CTCTCCACTCCCCTCCGCATTTCAAGAGAGTCACCTGTCTTCATTTGTGATGCTGTCCAGTAAGAAGTCAGACCCAggctcctcctcttcctctggGGGTAACGGTGGTGACCGTGCCCCTGAAACCCTCTCTGCCCCCCAGTCTGTGGCTGTTAGTATCTGTGGTCCAGGTTCAGCAGAtgtaagaaagaaagagagagccTCCCCTAGTGGAGAACCAGGTGGACCTCCTCTCTTGCATCCTCCTGGACCAGGAGGGATCGATCTGGACTCCGCAGAGGGCCGCAGGACAAGTCGCCGCAAGAGAGCCAAG GTGGAGTACAGGGAGATGGACGAGAGCCTTGCTAATCTCTCGGAGGATGAGTACTACTCGGAAGAGGAGAGGAACGCTAAAGCcgaaaaagagagaaagcagGTGATTCCTCCACCTGCTCCACCTGTAGAGGAGGAGAATGACAGCGAACCAGAGGAGCCATCGG GTGTAGAGGGGGCAGCATTCCAGAGCCGTCTTCCACATGACCGTATGACATCACAGGAAGCTGCATGCTTCCCTGACATCATCAGTGGACCACAGCATACTCAGAAAGTGTTCCTATACATCAGAAACCGTACG CTTCAGCTCTGGTTGGACAACCCAAAAGTTCAGCTGACCTTCGAGTCTTGTGTCCAGCAGCTAGAAGCGCCATACAACA GTGATGCTGTTTTAGTGCACCGGATACACAGCTACCTGGAAAGACATGGGTTTATCAACTTTGGTGTCTACAAGAGAGTAAAGCCTCTGCCAA CTAAGAAGACAGGAAAGGTGATTATAATCGGAGGCGGCGTATCAGGGCTGGCAGCCGCACGACAGCTGCAGAGTTTTGGGATGGATGTGACCGTTCTGGAGGCGAGA GATCGTGTAGGTGGGCGCGTGGCCACGTTCCGAAAAGGGAACTATGTTGCTGACCTTGGAGCAATGGTGGTGACTGGTCTGG GTGGAAACCCGATGGCTGTAGTAAGCAAACAGGTCAACATGGAGCTGGCCAAAATTAAACAGAAGTGTCCACTTTATGAAGCCAATGGACAGGCG GGGGAGCGCTGCACAAGT GTCCCTAAAGAAAAGGACGAGATGGTAGAGCAGGAGTTCAATCGTTTATTGGAGGCCACGTCATACCTCAGCCACCAGCTTGACTTCAACTTTCTTAACAATAAACCCGTCTCTTTGGGACAAGCCCTGGAAGTCGTCAT ACAGCTGCAGGAAAAGCACGTGAAAGATGAACAAATCGAACATTGGAAGAAGATTGTAAAGACCCAAGAGGAGCTCAGGGACCTCCTCAATAAg ATGGTGGCTGCTAAAGAGAAAGTGAAGGAGCTGCATCAGCAGTATAAAGAAGCCAGCGAGGTGAAGCCACCCAGAGACATCACAGCCGAGTTCCTGGTGAAGAGCAAACACAGAGACCTCACAGCACTCTGCAAG GAGTATGATGAGCTGGTGGAGATGCAGGTTAAACTGGAGGAGAGACTTCAGGAGTTGGAGGCCAACCCACC caGTGATGTGTATTTGTCTtcaagagacagacagattctCGACTGGCACTTTGCTAATCTGGAGTTTGCCAATGCCACACCTCTATCCACGCTTTCGCTCAAACATTGGGATCAG GACGATGATTTTGAGTTTACCGGCAGTCACCTGACCGTGCGAAACGGGTACTCGTGCGTTCCCGTGGCCCTTGCCGAGGGCTTGGACATCAAACTCAACACTGCAGTCAGACAAGTCCGATACACATCATCCG GTTGTGAGGTGATAGCTGTAAATACACGCTCCACTACACAGACGTTTATTTATAAGTGTGATGCTGTGCTGTGCACTCTGCCTTTGGGGGTCATGAAGCAACAGCCGCCAGCCGTGCAGTTCGTGCCTCCACTGCCGGAATGGAAGACCGCTGCTATTCAGAGAATGGGGTTCGGGAACCTTAACAAG GTGGTGTTGTGTTTTGATCGAGTGTTCTGGGACCCCAGTGTTAACCTCTTTGGTCACGTGGGAAGTACCACAGCCAGTCGAGGGGAACTGTTTCTCTTCTGGAACCTTTACAAAG CTCCCATACTGCTGGCATTGATGGCAGGAGAAGCCGCTGGCATTATGGAGAACATAAGTGATGATGTCATCGTTGGGCGGTGTCTGGCAATCCTCAAGGGAATTTTTGGAAGCAGTGCGGTACCACAG CCAAAAGAGACGGTCGTGACTCGCTGGCGTGCCGACCCCTGGGCTCGTGGATCTTACTCGTACGTAGCCGCCGGTTCGTCTGGTAATGACTATGATCTCATGGCCCAGCCCATCACACCTGGTCCTGCGATACCTGGAGCTTCACAG CCCGTCCCACGTCTGTTCTTCGCGGGCGAACACACCATCAGGAACTATCCCGCCACGGTCCACGGCGCTCTGTTGAGCGGGCTGAGGGAAGCCGGAAGAATTGCGGATCAGTTCCTAGGGGCCATGTACACTATGCCACGTCCAGCTACGGCCAACCCAAACCCACAACCCTCGCCCAGCGTCTAA